Proteins from a single region of Gadus chalcogrammus isolate NIFS_2021 unplaced genomic scaffold, NIFS_Gcha_1.0 GACHA082, whole genome shotgun sequence:
- the LOC130378501 gene encoding uncharacterized protein LOC130378501, whose product MNQLDDSSSSSLSRTECIFVLYYLEAIVILRHCQRPCVVQSMKVKEWLERKHADDDSIVFVKDHKTAAHFVVSIVLSKKEEAWFEKYYTKVRPQLLAGERKRKRDEQDEKDGDDFFFVSSRGKPIYNAAGDLIKLQQKCNVPQVSSQVVRRVFETAANRLDDPQKKAVSDYLAHSGTTADKHCRMKSLESIVMAAGLLKKLQKQKKSSAGPSGEGTRQEALGEGTSPQSVESSSHGDHCALPQPSLRQLVIDLERIPEGNDKVKFHEAFKSLLENHPVTLSGQIPKVRIRRDTSEANQRKLYTHWAQKQLEMRVKHTREQFNRRRPTKERVDTWVKKQGWKCKAANISTEVVENWAASGSEDRIMDNKRIQTLVKTQDWKGLHITQFEEKGDGIITTRTFKKGQVVCDYHGPVVSGKEGENIHKNTTGKETGYIFFFRNSKGQPMCIDAHSDRCHCHPDKRTFGRLLNHSKNNSNIKPLHCVVDKHGEMKDVILFIATKDLPVGEEVLFDY is encoded by the exons ATGAATCAACTTGATGAcagttcttcttcctccctgagTAGGACTGAGTGCATATTTGTGCTATACTATCTTGAGGCAATTGTCATACTAAGACACTGCCAACGGCCATGTGTGGTGCAGAGCATGAAG GTCAAGGAATGGCTTGAACGGAAACACGCAGATGATGATTCAATCGTTTTTGTAAAGGACCACAAGACGGCTGCACATTTTGTGGTCTCAATTGTCCTGtccaagaaggaggaggcgtggtttGAGAAATATTACACCAAAGTGCGGCCACAGCTCCTTGCTGGCGAAAGGAAACGTAAGCGAGATGAGCAGGATGAGAAGGATGGAGatgattttttctttgtgtcctcCCGCGGTAAGCCAATTTACAATGCAGCTGGTGATCTGATAAAGCTCCAGCAAAAGTGCAACGTCCCCCAGGTGAGCAGCCAGGTTGTACGGAGGGTATTTGAGACAGCAGCTAACCGCCTGGATGACCCTCAGAAGAAAGCAGTTTCTGACTACCTGGCCCATTCTGGCACAACAGCTGACAAACATTGCAGGATGAAATCTCTTGAATCCATTGTGATGGCTGCTGGTCTGCTGAAGAAATTACAGAAGCAGAAGAAGTCAAG tgCTGGGCCTTCCGGAGAAGGGACCCGTCAAGAGGCTCTTGGAGAAGGGACCAGCCCTCAGTCAGTGGAGTCTTCCAGCCATGGTGACCATTGTGCTCTCCCTCAGCCTTCCTTGAGACAGCTAGTGATCGATTTAGAGAGGATTCCTGAGGGAAATGACAAAGTCAAATTCCACGAGGCATTCAAGTCCCTCTTGGAAAACCACCCTGTGACACTGAGTGGTCAAATCCCAAAAGTGAGAATCCGCAGGGACACCTCGGAGGCCAATCAGCGGAAGCTTTACACACACTGGGCGCAAAAGCAATTAGAAATGCGTGTAAAACACACCCGTG AACAATTCAATCGGAGGAGGCCAACGAAAGAGCGTGTCGACACATGGGTCAAAAAGCAGGGATGGAAGTGCAAGGCTGCCAACATCAGCACTGAGGTTGTGGAGAACTGGGCAGCATCTGGATCTGAGGACCGCATCATGGACAACAAACGGATCCAGACATTGGTGAAAACACAAGACTGGAAAGGACTGCACATCACACAGTTTGAAGAGAAGGGCGATGGGATCATTACAACCCGCACTTTTAAGAAAGGCCAGGTTGTATGTGATTATCATGGGCCTGTTGTTAGTGGAAAGGAGGGCGagaacatacacaaaaacacaactggAAAGGAGACTGGATATATCTTCTTTTTCCGGAACAGTAAAGGACAGCCAATGTGCATTGATGCCCACTCAGACAGGTGTCATTGCCACCCTGACAAGAGAACATTTGGCAGGCTGTTGAATCATTCCAAAAATAACTCGAACATCAAGCCCCTGCACTGTGTGGTGGACAAGCATGGAGAAATGAAGGATGTGATCCTTTTCATTGCAACCAAGGACTTGCCAGTGGGTGAGGAAGTTCTGTTTGACTATTGA